AAAATGCTATTTGCTGGTAAGTAACAGCTAAATGTACAAAAATAGGCCTTCTCCTTCACTCTTCTCTAAACGTATTGGACGATTGCATTATGTAGAAATTTAAACAAATTAGCCCGATGATATAGACACAAAAATACCGGATACTTTTCGTCACACTTCTCTTAAAGAAATGTTACGTCAAAAGCGAAAGGCAACTTTGCAGATACACATTCCAAAAATTAATAACCATGGAAGATCACATAAACCTGGTATTCACGTAGCCAAGGTTCCGATATTTGCAAGTTGATGGCCATTTTTTCGATCTGCAGATTGTGCAGACATGTGGCTAGAGGCTGCAAAAAGAAAATTGTGAAATTATTCAGGTCTTTGATCAAGCATGTAGCTTAAACCAATGTATATTACGCCATGAATTGAATTATAACATATACATTTGAAGGTATGGACAATCGCTGAAGCATTTCAAGCAGGTGAAAATATATTACTGATGCAGAGCCAACCGATTAAAAAAAGTACCTGGAGATACTGGTGATAAATCACAAATGGAGCTGAATAGGATAAAAGTGGTAAGAGTTCTTTCCCAATGCTCCAAGCATCCAAGTCTGGAGCAGCAATTATCATACTAAAAATAGAAGACAAAAAGTGACAGAATTAAAACCTTTTGAGCTGTCAAAATAACTTCACATTATCTAAAACAGAGCATGCAACTGAAATGTGCACTGACCTGGAAAATCCGTTTACTTTCCAAGCATTGATGACCTCCAGTGGTGCTCTTTCACCAGCCTTTACGCTTTTACAAAGTTTTGGAGGACGGTCCACGTTTGTTACAGTGTCGATATTTCCATTACAGCTTTCATCCATGCTGACCGAATCTATCACTGAAGCAGACAAAGATTCTTCCTGCATATCAATACCATTTATAGTTAGCTCAAAATTACAAGCTGATTGAATCAAAAAATCAAAGGTGTTGCCAACATTTTGTTGACTCCTGGCATCACAGGCATCTTCAAGCTGCTCGGTTGATAATGGAGTTGCACCATCTGATGAACATAATTCAGCCAATGAAGAGTGGACAATCCTGGACAAAGTAAGCACAAGACAGGTTCATTTTTTTCTTACATCGAATCATACCATGGTTAAAGAACTGCTTCAACAGTATTTCCAGCTACAAGAATAAGTCCCTTTGCATGTAGTGCAAAATagaaaaatgataaatatatCCCAACACTATAGACATCTACCTTCTGCATGTATCATCACAGAAATTGAACATTTGCACAATATTGATAGGGTTTGGCTTTACTCCTCTGTATGTACTGCAAACATAACCTGTTCCTGCTATCGCAAAACACAACAGCAAAAGTTACCTACTATATCAAATCTTCTGTGGTAATCCAGTCGGTGTCATAATAGCGTGTTAGCCTGTCTTGTCCATCTATATAGCACATACCAGATGCAAAACAGTACATCTACCATGTTAACATCATCGATCAGACACAGGTCCCTCATTGAAATATATCAAACTAGTTGCAGCAACTATGTGCACAATCTTTAAAAcgtgtaaagaaaatttttagaagCATGAAAGCTTCGCTTGAAAGAACACTTTTTATGTTCGTCTTAATTGTAAAATATAGCCAGCACATTATCTCTATGGataattttacaaaaaatttgaAGGAACAAATTCACTTCAACTAAAGAAATCAGATACCTCCCAAGCGCTCTGCAACAGCACCAGTAATGATTCCTCCAAGCatatccactacaagaacatcCGAATGTGCAGTAACATTAGCCAAGGAAAGCAGAAGAGATAAAGTGTCCACCCGCAAAAACCTGG
This genomic interval from Primulina eburnea isolate SZY01 chromosome 16, ASM2296580v1, whole genome shotgun sequence contains the following:
- the LOC140816282 gene encoding uncharacterized protein isoform X3, translated to MTINNTKETSSRNQNPRITWEGCSVLLDINDGDRVLFSRLTAGSKIKIGNKNCSLQPLIGCTFGSSFQVEVGDDGPFLSRIFPSSEENIVSQITEEIRDNRAIIDNNTAQSLSGEDIEEMQRKGATGDDIVEALIANSATFEKKTAFSQEKYRIKKQKKYAPRVLLRRPFARSICEAYFKKHAEKIGFLRVDTLSLLLSLANVTAHSDVLVVDMLGGIITGAVAERLGAGTGYVCSTYRGVKPNPINIVQMFNFCDDTCRRIVHSSLAELCSSDGATPLSTEQLEDACDARSQQNEESLSASVIDSVSMDESCNGNIDTVTNVDRPPKLCKSVKAGERAPLEVINAWKVNGFSSMIIAAPDLDAWSIGKELLPLLSYSAPFVIYHQYLQPLATCLHNLQIEKMAINLQISEPWLREYQVLPSRTHPHMQMSSFGGFVLSGTRITGGDQPQLH
- the LOC140816282 gene encoding uncharacterized protein isoform X4 → MTINNTKETSSRNQNPRITWEGCSVLLDINDGDRVLFSRLTAGSKIKIGNKNCSLQPLIGCTFGSSFQVEVGDDGPFLSRIFPSSEENIVSQITEEIRDNRAIIDNNTAQSLSGEDIEEMQRKGATGDDIVEALIANSATFEKKTAFSQEKYRIKKQKKYAPRVLLRRPFARSICEAYFKKHAEKIGFLRVDTLSLLLSLANVTAHSDVLVVDMLGGIITGAVAERLGGTGYVCSTYRGVKPNPINIVQMFNFCDDTCRRIVHSSLAELCSSDGATPLSTEQLEDACDARSQQNEESLSASVIDSVSMDESCNGNIDTVTNVDRPPKLCKSVKAGERAPLEVINAWKVNGFSSMIIAAPDLDAWSIGKELLPLLSYSAPFVIYHQYLQPLATCLHNLQIEKMAINLQISEPWLREYQVLPSRTHPHMQMSSFGGFVLSGTRITGGDQPQLH
- the LOC140816282 gene encoding uncharacterized protein isoform X2; protein product: MTINNTKETSSRNQNPRITWEGCSVLLDINDGDRVLFSRLTAGSKIKIGNKNCSLQPLIGCTFGSSFQVEVGDDGPFLSRIFPSSEGDNLQENIVSQITEEIRDNRAIIDNNTAQSLSGEDIEEMQRKGATGDDIVEALIANSATFEKKTAFSQEKYRIKKQKKYAPRVLLRRPFARSICEAYFKKHAEKIGFLRVDTLSLLLSLANVTAHSDVLVVDMLGGIITGAVAERLGGTGYVCSTYRGVKPNPINIVQMFNFCDDTCRRIVHSSLAELCSSDGATPLSTEQLEDACDARSQQNEESLSASVIDSVSMDESCNGNIDTVTNVDRPPKLCKSVKAGERAPLEVINAWKVNGFSSMIIAAPDLDAWSIGKELLPLLSYSAPFVIYHQYLQPLATCLHNLQIEKMAINLQISEPWLREYQVLPSRTHPHMQMSSFGGFVLSGTRITGGDQPQLH
- the LOC140816282 gene encoding uncharacterized protein isoform X1, which translates into the protein MTINNTKETSSRNQNPRITWEGCSVLLDINDGDRVLFSRLTAGSKIKIGNKNCSLQPLIGCTFGSSFQVEVGDDGPFLSRIFPSSEGDNLQENIVSQITEEIRDNRAIIDNNTAQSLSGEDIEEMQRKGATGDDIVEALIANSATFEKKTAFSQEKYRIKKQKKYAPRVLLRRPFARSICEAYFKKHAEKIGFLRVDTLSLLLSLANVTAHSDVLVVDMLGGIITGAVAERLGAGTGYVCSTYRGVKPNPINIVQMFNFCDDTCRRIVHSSLAELCSSDGATPLSTEQLEDACDARSQQNEESLSASVIDSVSMDESCNGNIDTVTNVDRPPKLCKSVKAGERAPLEVINAWKVNGFSSMIIAAPDLDAWSIGKELLPLLSYSAPFVIYHQYLQPLATCLHNLQIEKMAINLQISEPWLREYQVLPSRTHPHMQMSSFGGFVLSGTRITGGDQPQLH
- the LOC140816282 gene encoding uncharacterized protein isoform X5, which produces MMGPFYPGYFHLQKVFVSDNLQENIVSQITEEIRDNRAIIDNNTAQSLSGEDIEEMQRKGATGDDIVEALIANSATFEKKTAFSQEKYRIKKQKKYAPRVLLRRPFARSICEAYFKKHAEKIGFLRVDTLSLLLSLANVTAHSDVLVVDMLGGIITGAVAERLGAGTGYVCSTYRGVKPNPINIVQMFNFCDDTCRRIVHSSLAELCSSDGATPLSTEQLEDACDARSQQNEESLSASVIDSVSMDESCNGNIDTVTNVDRPPKLCKSVKAGERAPLEVINAWKVNGFSSMIIAAPDLDAWSIGKELLPLLSYSAPFVIYHQYLQPLATCLHNLQIEKMAINLQISEPWLREYQVLPSRTHPHMQMSSFGGFVLSGTRITGGDQPQLH